The Bacteroidota bacterium genome includes a window with the following:
- a CDS encoding alpha/beta fold hydrolase translates to MRPPTLLLHGFLGCGADWDAVRAHLPASWDVRAPDLPGFGEAVGLPEAAYTMDGAADRLGASVGGKADVVGYSMGGRLALFFALRHPGRVRRLVLVSASPGLRTEAERADRRRLDAERAAALAANPEAFHRDWVQMPLFESLDPALRDRLVADRLAHVDPTEAGRSLRGMGTGAQPSLWTGLSRIPTPAWAVAGALDSKFVRLAREMAASGPITPVVFPEAGHALPAEAPAALAALLTDFLSDG, encoded by the coding sequence GTGAGGCCGCCGACGCTGCTCCTCCACGGCTTCCTCGGCTGCGGGGCCGACTGGGACGCCGTCCGCGCCCACCTCCCCGCCTCGTGGGACGTGCGCGCTCCCGACCTCCCCGGCTTCGGAGAGGCCGTCGGGCTCCCCGAGGCGGCCTACACGATGGACGGCGCCGCCGACCGCCTCGGGGCCAGTGTCGGCGGGAAAGCGGATGTCGTCGGCTACTCGATGGGGGGGAGGCTGGCGCTCTTCTTCGCCCTACGCCACCCCGGGCGGGTCCGCCGTCTCGTCCTCGTCTCGGCCTCCCCCGGCCTCCGCACCGAGGCGGAACGGGCCGACCGCCGCCGCCTCGACGCCGAGCGCGCGGCCGCCCTCGCCGCCAACCCCGAGGCGTTCCACCGCGACTGGGTGCAGATGCCGCTGTTCGAGAGCCTCGATCCGGCTCTCCGCGACCGCCTCGTGGCCGACCGCCTCGCGCACGTCGACCCCACCGAGGCGGGCCGCTCGCTGCGGGGCATGGGGACCGGCGCGCAGCCGAGCCTCTGGACGGGACTTTCGCGGATCCCGACGCCCGCGTGGGCCGTAGCCGGCGCACTCGATTCCAAGTTCGTCCGCCTCGCGCGCGAGATGGCCGCCTCGGGGCCGATCACGCCCGTCGTCTTCCCCGAGGCGGGCCACGCTCTTCCGGCCGAGGCGCCCGCCGCTCTCGCCGCCCTCCTGACCGATTTCCTCTCCGATGGCTGA